The following proteins are co-located in the Candidatus Accumulibacter cognatus genome:
- a CDS encoding ammonium transporter → MEVLKSGSDVLFILLGGIMVLAMHSGFAFLELGTVRKKSQVNALVKILTDFSVSTIAYFFIGFSIAYGIHFFAGAETLLQKNGFELTRFFFLLTFAAAIPAIISGGIAERARFYPQLAATFLIVGFIYPFFEGIAWNQAFGLQAWLKARYGEEFHDFAGSVVVHAMGGWIALPAVLLLGARYGRYTKEGRISAHPPSSIPFLALGAWILTVGWFGFNVMSAQTIDKISGLVAMNSLMAMVGGTLVAMVAGRNDPGFVHNGPLAGLVAVCAGSDVMHPIGALFVGSVAGGLFVLMFTLTQNRWKIDDVLGVWPLHGLCGAWGGLAAGIFGSRTLGGVGGVAFMPQLLMTGLAIVIALAGSCLVYGLLKATVGLRLDQEQEYNGADLSIHKITATPERETNW, encoded by the coding sequence ATGGAAGTACTCAAGTCTGGTAGTGACGTTCTCTTCATCTTGCTCGGTGGCATCATGGTACTGGCGATGCACTCGGGCTTTGCCTTTCTCGAACTGGGAACGGTACGCAAGAAGAGCCAGGTGAACGCGCTGGTCAAGATCCTGACCGATTTCTCGGTGTCGACGATCGCCTATTTTTTCATCGGCTTCAGCATCGCCTACGGCATCCACTTTTTCGCCGGCGCCGAAACGCTGCTGCAGAAGAATGGCTTCGAGCTGACGCGCTTCTTCTTCCTGCTGACCTTCGCGGCCGCGATCCCGGCGATCATTTCGGGCGGCATCGCCGAGCGTGCCAGGTTCTACCCGCAACTGGCCGCGACCTTTCTGATCGTCGGCTTCATCTATCCCTTCTTCGAAGGCATTGCCTGGAACCAGGCCTTCGGCCTCCAGGCCTGGCTGAAAGCCCGCTATGGTGAGGAATTCCACGACTTCGCGGGGTCCGTCGTGGTGCATGCGATGGGCGGCTGGATCGCCCTGCCAGCGGTGTTGCTGCTCGGCGCACGCTACGGACGCTACACCAAGGAGGGGCGGATTTCCGCGCACCCGCCGTCTTCGATCCCGTTCCTGGCGCTTGGCGCCTGGATTCTGACCGTAGGCTGGTTCGGCTTCAACGTCATGAGCGCGCAGACGATCGACAAGATCTCCGGCCTGGTGGCGATGAACTCGCTGATGGCGATGGTCGGCGGCACGCTGGTAGCCATGGTCGCGGGCAGGAACGATCCCGGCTTCGTCCATAACGGTCCGCTCGCTGGTCTGGTCGCGGTCTGCGCCGGCTCCGACGTGATGCATCCGATCGGCGCACTATTCGTCGGCAGTGTCGCCGGCGGCTTGTTCGTGCTGATGTTCACGCTGACCCAGAACCGCTGGAAGATCGACGATGTCCTCGGCGTCTGGCCGCTGCATGGTCTTTGCGGCGCCTGGGGCGGCCTCGCCGCCGGCATCTTCGGCAGCCGGACACTCGGCGGCGTCGGCGGCGTCGCCTTCATGCCGCAACTGCTGATGACCGGTCTGGCAATTGTCATTGCGCTGGCCGGTAGCTGTCTGGTGTATGGCCTGCTGAAAGCCACCGTCGGCCTGCGTCTCGACCAGGAACAGGAATACAACGGCGCCGATCTATCGATCCACAAGATCACCGCAACCCCCGAACGCGAAACCAACTGGTAA
- the glgB gene encoding 1,4-alpha-glucan branching protein GlgB, whose protein sequence is MLDHAEIIALCRAEHGDPYAVLGMHTDADGGLWVRSLQPGARSVAVLEAKTGRQIAELAHIEIEGVEGFFEGLMPRRRNRFPYRLRIDWEYGVQETDDPYRFPTVLGEMDVWLLAEGSHLRPFERLGAHLCEIDGVAGTVFAVWAPDAQRVSVVGDFNTWDGRRHPMRLRRECGVWEIFLPGVGAGAHYKYEIRARDGYLLPLKSDPYGFQAELRPSTASIVCALPKPVEPTPAAAGDELGTPLSVYEVHLASWRRADDGGFPDWQRLSETLIPYVVDLGFTHLELLPVSEHPFDGSWGYQPLGLYSPTARHGNPNGFRDFVHACHDAGLRVIVDWVPAHFPTDEHGLGRFDGTALYEHADPREGMHQDWGTLIYNFGRREVSNYLIGNALFWIERYGVDGLRVDAVASMLYRDYSREDGQWLPNVYGGRENLEAVAFLRRMNEVLGQEHPSASTYAEESTAWPMVSRPPSMGGLGFHYKWNMGWMHDVLDYMAKDPVHRRYHHNQLSFGMMYAFTENFILPLSHDEVVHGKGSLISKMAGDYWQKFANLRALYGYMWAHPGKKLLFMGGEIGQWNEWNHDHSLDWGLLDFPLHAGVRSLIRDLNSIYRSNPALHQVDFEPAGFEWVAPDDAECSVVAFVRWSRDHSRAILYVGNFTPVVRHGYRIGVPMPGRYRERINTDSEYYGGSNVGNGFEPVYADQVSAHGREWSLNLTLPPLAALYLEWIP, encoded by the coding sequence ATGCTTGATCATGCAGAGATCATCGCCCTTTGCCGGGCGGAACACGGCGACCCTTATGCGGTCCTTGGAATGCATACCGATGCCGACGGTGGACTATGGGTTCGTAGTCTGCAACCAGGTGCCCGGTCGGTTGCCGTCCTGGAGGCCAAAACCGGGAGGCAGATCGCCGAGCTGGCGCATATCGAGATCGAAGGAGTCGAAGGCTTCTTCGAGGGACTGATGCCTCGCCGCCGCAACAGGTTCCCCTACCGGCTGCGGATCGACTGGGAATACGGTGTCCAGGAAACCGATGACCCGTATCGTTTCCCGACCGTACTCGGTGAAATGGACGTCTGGCTGCTCGCTGAAGGCTCGCACCTTCGACCCTTTGAGCGCCTCGGTGCGCACCTGTGCGAGATCGATGGCGTGGCCGGAACGGTCTTCGCGGTCTGGGCACCGGACGCGCAACGGGTCAGCGTCGTCGGCGATTTCAATACCTGGGACGGCCGTCGCCACCCGATGCGCCTGCGCCGGGAATGCGGGGTCTGGGAAATCTTTCTGCCGGGAGTGGGCGCCGGCGCGCACTACAAATACGAAATTCGCGCGCGCGATGGCTATCTGCTGCCGCTCAAATCCGACCCGTACGGCTTTCAGGCCGAACTGCGGCCGTCGACGGCTTCAATCGTCTGCGCCCTGCCCAAACCCGTGGAACCTACGCCAGCGGCGGCCGGAGACGAGTTGGGCACCCCTTTGTCGGTCTACGAAGTGCATCTGGCCTCCTGGCGGCGGGCTGACGATGGCGGCTTTCCAGACTGGCAACGGTTGAGCGAAACCCTGATTCCTTATGTGGTCGACCTCGGCTTCACGCATCTCGAATTGCTGCCGGTTTCCGAGCACCCCTTCGACGGCTCCTGGGGCTATCAACCGTTGGGGCTTTACTCCCCAACGGCCCGTCATGGCAACCCGAACGGTTTCCGCGACTTTGTCCACGCCTGCCATGACGCCGGACTGCGCGTGATCGTCGACTGGGTGCCGGCGCATTTTCCGACCGACGAACACGGTCTCGGCCGCTTCGACGGCACCGCGCTATACGAGCATGCCGACCCGCGCGAGGGCATGCATCAGGACTGGGGCACCCTGATCTACAACTTCGGCCGCCGTGAAGTCAGCAACTACCTGATCGGCAACGCGCTGTTCTGGATCGAACGCTACGGCGTCGACGGCCTGCGCGTGGATGCCGTCGCCTCGATGCTCTACCGCGACTATAGCCGCGAAGACGGGCAATGGCTGCCGAACGTCTATGGCGGCCGCGAGAACCTTGAGGCCGTTGCCTTCCTGCGCCGCATGAACGAGGTCCTCGGCCAGGAGCACCCGAGCGCTTCTACCTACGCTGAAGAATCGACGGCCTGGCCGATGGTCAGTCGTCCCCCTTCGATGGGTGGACTCGGCTTCCACTACAAGTGGAACATGGGCTGGATGCACGACGTTCTCGACTACATGGCCAAGGACCCGGTGCATCGACGCTATCACCACAATCAGCTCAGCTTTGGCATGATGTACGCCTTCACCGAAAACTTCATCCTGCCGCTGTCGCATGACGAAGTGGTGCATGGCAAAGGCTCGCTGATCAGCAAGATGGCCGGCGACTACTGGCAGAAGTTCGCCAATTTGCGCGCATTGTATGGCTACATGTGGGCGCATCCGGGCAAGAAACTGCTGTTCATGGGCGGCGAGATCGGCCAGTGGAACGAGTGGAATCATGATCATTCGCTCGACTGGGGGCTGCTCGACTTTCCGCTTCACGCCGGCGTGCGCTCCCTCATCCGCGATCTCAACAGCATCTACCGCAGCAATCCGGCACTGCACCAGGTCGATTTCGAGCCAGCCGGTTTCGAATGGGTGGCCCCCGACGATGCCGAGTGTTCGGTGGTCGCCTTCGTTCGCTGGTCGCGCGATCATTCCCGCGCCATCCTCTACGTCGGCAACTTCACGCCAGTCGTTCGGCATGGCTACCGGATCGGCGTACCGATGCCGGGAAGGTATCGCGAACGGATCAACACCGACTCCGAGTATTACGGCGGCAGCAACGTCGGCAATGGCTTCGAGCCGGTATATGCCGATCAGGTGTCGGCGCACGGCCGCGAATGGTCGCTGAATCTGACGCTGCCGCCACTCGCCGCTCTGTACCTCGAATGGATCCCGTGA
- the pyrR gene encoding bifunctional pyr operon transcriptional regulator/uracil phosphoribosyltransferase PyrR — protein sequence MLAIDLPDAEAQCAQLAELIRHRLRPDTVLVGIHSGGAWVARRLRELLGLNNEIGLIDVSFYRDDYGARGLHARVRPSSIPFDVEGRPLILVDDVLYTGRTTRAAINELFDYGRPASIQLAVLADRGRRQLPICADFCPWQVDLDPAQELVLSTDANGRLRWSLAEDAHA from the coding sequence ATGCTTGCAATTGACCTCCCCGACGCCGAAGCGCAGTGCGCCCAACTGGCCGAACTGATCCGACACCGCTTGCGACCGGACACGGTCCTGGTCGGCATCCACAGCGGCGGAGCCTGGGTGGCCAGGCGCCTGCGCGAACTCCTCGGGCTGAACAATGAAATCGGCCTGATCGACGTCTCGTTCTATCGTGACGATTACGGCGCAAGGGGCCTGCACGCACGCGTCCGGCCGAGTTCGATTCCTTTCGATGTCGAAGGCCGGCCACTGATCCTCGTCGATGATGTGCTGTACACCGGCCGTACGACGCGCGCGGCGATCAACGAACTTTTCGATTATGGACGCCCGGCCAGCATCCAGCTGGCGGTTCTCGCCGACCGCGGCCGCCGTCAACTCCCGATCTGCGCCGATTTCTGCCCCTGGCAGGTCGATCTCGATCCAGCCCAGGAGCTGGTGCTCTCGACCGACGCCAACGGTCGCCTGCGGTGGAGCCTGGCCGAGGATGCGCATGCGTAA
- the glgX gene encoding glycogen debranching protein GlgX: MDPVSDRADLEAGRPWPLGASWDGHGVNFALFSAHAARVELCVFDADGMRTLPLRECSDEIWHGYLAGAGPGLRYAYRVHGPEAPDPNGHGHHGHRQGHRFDSRRFLLDPYAREVAGRFSWRTQSDQGNCLTACVVDEAFDWEGDVPPATALADTVLYEAHVKGCSRQHPGVPEVLRGTYAGLATPAMIEHFQRLGVTAINLLPVCHFLDEKHLANKGLVNYWGYNSLAFFAPEPRYAARIGGQSVIAEFKTMVRSLHTAGLEVILDVVFNHTAETDEAGPTLSFRGIDNLSYYLLPPGHLNHYENFTGCGNTLNLAHPRVLQMVMDALRYWVGIMHVDGFRFDLAATLTRDSAFLAAVRQDPLLQRVKLIAEPWDIGPDGYRLGRFLPGWSEWNDRFRDDVRAFWLTHQAGVGQLAQRLAGSREVFGVNGRAPQAGTNFITAHDGFTLRDLVSYQKKHNELNGEDNRDGHGHNHSSNCGEEGVSTDPAVLERRRRLQRALLATLMLSQGVPMLQSGDEIGRTQAGNNNAYCQDNAMTWLDWKNADAELTDFVAGLIGLRRRFPQLRQRRWLTGEMTVEGQPDVLWWHPAGRPMDYADWESKKLGTFGLQLAPDRTDLGHSQDRETFLLCLINRDDNQTSFLLPAGVWQQICDSSAQAPFAPHTRTISTPVAARSVQILSRS, translated from the coding sequence ATGGATCCCGTGAGCGACCGCGCCGATCTTGAAGCCGGGCGGCCGTGGCCGCTCGGCGCCAGTTGGGACGGACACGGCGTCAACTTCGCGCTCTTTTCGGCGCACGCCGCGCGCGTCGAGTTGTGTGTCTTCGACGCAGACGGCATGCGTACACTGCCGCTGCGCGAATGCAGCGACGAAATCTGGCATGGCTACCTGGCCGGTGCCGGGCCGGGATTGCGCTACGCTTACCGGGTGCATGGCCCCGAGGCACCCGACCCCAACGGCCACGGCCACCATGGCCATCGGCAAGGCCACCGCTTCGATTCCCGGCGTTTCCTGCTCGATCCCTACGCGCGCGAAGTGGCCGGCCGTTTTTCGTGGCGGACGCAGAGCGACCAGGGAAATTGCCTGACCGCCTGCGTGGTTGACGAAGCATTCGACTGGGAAGGTGACGTCCCACCCGCAACAGCGCTGGCTGATACGGTGCTCTACGAGGCGCATGTCAAGGGCTGCAGCCGGCAACATCCTGGCGTACCCGAAGTGCTGCGCGGAACCTACGCCGGTCTCGCTACACCGGCAATGATCGAACATTTCCAGCGGCTCGGGGTCACCGCTATCAACCTGCTGCCGGTGTGCCATTTTCTCGACGAAAAGCATCTGGCAAACAAGGGCCTGGTCAATTACTGGGGCTACAACTCGCTCGCCTTCTTCGCCCCGGAACCGCGCTATGCAGCACGAATCGGCGGGCAGTCGGTGATTGCAGAGTTCAAGACGATGGTCCGCTCGTTGCACACCGCCGGCCTCGAGGTCATTCTCGACGTGGTCTTCAACCATACCGCCGAAACCGACGAGGCGGGTCCGACCCTCTCGTTTCGCGGCATCGACAACCTGAGCTACTACCTGTTGCCCCCCGGCCATCTGAACCACTACGAAAACTTCACCGGCTGCGGAAATACCCTGAATCTTGCCCATCCGCGGGTTCTACAAATGGTCATGGATGCGCTGCGCTACTGGGTGGGTATCATGCACGTCGATGGTTTCCGCTTCGACCTCGCGGCCACGCTGACACGCGACAGCGCCTTTCTCGCCGCCGTGCGGCAAGACCCCTTGCTGCAGCGTGTCAAGCTGATCGCCGAGCCCTGGGACATCGGCCCCGACGGCTACCGTCTGGGGCGTTTCCTGCCGGGCTGGAGCGAATGGAACGACCGCTTCCGCGACGACGTGCGTGCCTTCTGGCTGACCCACCAGGCCGGTGTCGGACAACTGGCGCAACGGCTCGCTGGTTCACGCGAAGTGTTCGGTGTCAACGGACGCGCGCCCCAGGCGGGAACCAACTTCATCACCGCGCACGACGGTTTCACCTTGCGCGATCTCGTCAGCTATCAGAAGAAGCACAACGAATTGAATGGCGAAGACAATCGTGACGGGCACGGCCATAACCACTCGTCGAACTGCGGTGAGGAAGGAGTCAGCACGGATCCGGCCGTACTCGAAAGGCGCCGTCGCCTGCAGCGCGCGCTCCTCGCCACACTGATGCTGTCCCAGGGCGTGCCGATGCTGCAGAGTGGCGACGAAATCGGACGCACACAGGCCGGCAACAACAACGCCTATTGCCAGGACAATGCCATGACCTGGCTCGACTGGAAGAACGCCGATGCCGAGTTGACCGACTTTGTCGCCGGGCTGATCGGCTTGCGCCGACGTTTCCCGCAACTGCGGCAGCGCCGTTGGCTGACCGGCGAGATGACTGTCGAGGGACAACCCGATGTGCTCTGGTGGCATCCCGCAGGCAGACCGATGGACTACGCCGACTGGGAGTCGAAGAAACTGGGCACCTTTGGTCTGCAACTCGCTCCCGACCGGACAGATTTGGGCCATTCACAGGATCGTGAAACCTTCTTGCTATGCCTGATCAACCGCGACGACAACCAGACTTCCTTCCTGCTGCCGGCAGGGGTCTGGCAACAGATCTGCGACAGCAGCGCGCAGGCCCCCTTTGCCCCCCACACGCGTACGATCAGCACCCCGGTGGCAGCGCGCAGCGTGCAGATACTTAGCCGCTCGTGA
- a CDS encoding murein transglycosylase A, translating into MHKSQSRSFLVVVAALLAGLLSACGTPAPSSACAAPPSCPACPACAVAGSAPSPQPAARPLQAARWSDLPGWNDDDLAAAWPAFLQSCRALAKRPQWPQWQAVCDEARSLNEPVTAGIRRFFESRFQPWLLTNPDATTNGLITGYYEPLLHGARTRAKPFLQPVLGVPPDLLNIDLGAVLPDLKNLRLRGRLQGNKVVPYFSRAEITAHEKDYLDRVLLYVDDPVELFFLQVQGSGRVRLPDGQTVRLAYADQNGHPYQSIGRVLVDRGELTLEQASMAGIKQWARANPGRVNDLLNTNPSYVFFREQPATGHDGPNGALGVALTPERSIAVDPRYTPLGAPVFLATSQPDSPTPLRRLVLAQDTGGAIRGVVRADLFWGFGTQAGHQAGRMKQPGQMWVLLPPGAAPK; encoded by the coding sequence ATGCACAAAAGCCAATCCCGCTCTTTCCTGGTCGTCGTCGCTGCCCTGCTTGCGGGGTTGCTCAGCGCCTGTGGGACGCCTGCGCCGAGCAGCGCCTGTGCCGCGCCCCCTAGCTGCCCAGCCTGTCCAGCCTGCGCCGTGGCTGGGTCAGCGCCCTCCCCCCAGCCGGCTGCCAGGCCGCTACAGGCCGCGCGCTGGAGCGACCTGCCGGGCTGGAACGACGATGACCTCGCTGCCGCCTGGCCAGCTTTCCTGCAATCTTGCCGCGCCCTCGCCAAGCGGCCGCAGTGGCCGCAATGGCAGGCGGTCTGTGACGAGGCACGGAGTCTGAACGAACCGGTAACGGCGGGCATCCGCCGCTTTTTCGAGTCGCGTTTCCAGCCCTGGCTATTGACCAATCCCGACGCCACGACGAATGGGCTGATCACCGGCTACTACGAACCGCTGCTACACGGCGCGCGGACGCGTGCCAAGCCCTTTCTGCAACCGGTGCTCGGCGTACCGCCCGATCTGCTGAACATCGACCTCGGCGCGGTCCTGCCGGATCTGAAGAACCTGCGCCTGCGCGGCCGTCTGCAAGGCAACAAGGTGGTTCCCTATTTTTCACGTGCGGAAATCACCGCTCATGAGAAGGACTACCTCGACCGCGTTTTACTTTACGTCGACGACCCCGTCGAACTGTTCTTTCTGCAGGTGCAGGGCTCCGGGCGCGTCAGGCTACCCGATGGCCAAACGGTACGCCTGGCTTACGCCGACCAGAATGGCCACCCCTATCAGTCGATCGGACGAGTACTCGTCGACCGCGGCGAGTTGACCCTTGAACAGGCTTCGATGGCAGGCATCAAGCAATGGGCACGCGCCAATCCGGGCCGGGTCAACGACCTCTTGAACACCAACCCGAGCTATGTGTTCTTTCGCGAACAACCCGCCACTGGCCATGACGGCCCGAACGGTGCACTCGGTGTCGCGCTGACCCCGGAGCGCAGCATCGCCGTCGACCCCCGCTACACGCCACTCGGCGCCCCCGTCTTCCTGGCCACCAGCCAGCCCGATTCGCCGACACCGCTGCGCCGTCTCGTACTGGCGCAGGATACCGGCGGCGCGATTCGCGGCGTCGTACGCGCCGATCTGTTCTGGGGCTTCGGTACGCAAGCCGGCCATCAGGCCGGTCGAATGAAACAGCCAGGGCAGATGTGGGTTCTCCTGCCGCCAGGCGCTGCACCAAAATAG
- a CDS encoding Nudix family hydrolase — protein sequence MTPVTEVAAAVMLRGDPSAPEFLLAQRPPGKVYAGYWEFPGGKVEPGETARAALVRELQEELGITVEQAWPWVCCEFSYPHATVRLRFFRVNAWHGELAPIEHSSLIWLPAGATASVAPILPANDPILRALALPSLYALSNAEKSGVAAELERLQNALANGLRLFQVRDKTLPPKQRHAFARQVMALAARHEQVVVLINDDQELARRVGAGGVHLSSRQLWQIERRPDFARVAASCHGAADLERAAELGLDFVVLGPLLPTASHPGVAGIGWTAFAQLTECSPLPVYALGGLQPEMLDTARNCGGHGIALMRGWH from the coding sequence ATGACTCCGGTGACCGAAGTAGCGGCGGCAGTGATGCTGCGCGGCGATCCGTCGGCGCCCGAATTTCTGCTCGCGCAACGCCCACCCGGCAAGGTTTATGCCGGTTACTGGGAATTCCCGGGCGGCAAGGTCGAGCCTGGCGAGACGGCGCGCGCGGCGCTGGTTCGTGAACTGCAAGAAGAACTCGGCATCACCGTCGAGCAAGCCTGGCCGTGGGTCTGTTGTGAATTCAGCTATCCGCACGCGACGGTTCGCCTGCGCTTCTTTCGCGTCAACGCATGGCACGGCGAACTGGCGCCGATCGAGCACAGCAGCCTGATCTGGTTGCCGGCCGGCGCAACGGCGAGCGTTGCACCGATTCTGCCGGCCAACGATCCGATCCTGCGTGCGCTGGCACTGCCGTCGCTATACGCACTGAGCAATGCCGAGAAGTCTGGCGTGGCGGCCGAACTGGAACGACTGCAGAACGCCCTGGCCAACGGATTGCGCCTGTTCCAGGTGCGCGACAAAACGCTGCCGCCAAAGCAGCGCCACGCTTTTGCGCGCCAGGTCATGGCACTGGCGGCCAGGCATGAACAGGTGGTGGTGCTGATCAACGACGACCAGGAACTCGCCCGCAGGGTTGGCGCAGGGGGAGTGCACCTCTCGTCGCGGCAGCTCTGGCAGATCGAACGGCGTCCGGATTTCGCCCGCGTTGCCGCCTCGTGTCACGGCGCTGCCGACCTGGAGCGCGCCGCCGAACTGGGACTGGACTTCGTCGTCCTCGGCCCCTTGCTGCCGACGGCCAGCCACCCCGGGGTAGCAGGCATCGGCTGGACAGCGTTCGCACAGCTCACCGAATGCTCGCCGTTGCCGGTCTATGCGCTCGGCGGTTTGCAGCCGGAGATGCTCGACACCGCTAGGAACTGCGGAGGACACGGCATCGCGCTGATGCGCGGCTGGCATTAG
- a CDS encoding YqgE/AlgH family protein encodes MHSINLTDHFLIAMPALMDSFFSKTLVYIAEHNNRGALGVIVNRPIDMSLGTLLDRIDIPLQAEGFAQLPVFFGGPVQTDRGFVLHRPVGKWQSTLVINEHIGLTSSRDILQAVACSGQPVDVLVTLGYAGWAAGQLEHELAQNAWLTVRAKLDILFQSPYEERLASALELLGVNLANLADAAGHA; translated from the coding sequence ATGCACAGCATCAATCTCACGGACCATTTTCTCATTGCCATGCCGGCGCTGATGGACTCTTTTTTCTCCAAGACCTTAGTCTATATCGCCGAACACAACAATCGCGGTGCGCTTGGCGTGATCGTCAATCGGCCGATCGACATGAGTCTGGGAACACTTCTCGACAGAATCGACATTCCCCTGCAGGCCGAAGGCTTCGCCCAGTTGCCGGTTTTCTTCGGTGGGCCGGTACAGACCGACCGTGGCTTTGTCCTGCATCGGCCGGTCGGGAAATGGCAGTCCACGCTGGTGATCAACGAGCACATCGGTCTCACTAGCTCGCGCGACATCTTGCAGGCCGTCGCCTGTAGCGGTCAGCCGGTGGATGTGCTGGTGACGCTGGGCTACGCCGGTTGGGCTGCCGGCCAACTTGAACACGAGTTGGCACAGAACGCCTGGCTGACCGTGCGCGCCAAGCTCGACATCCTTTTTCAATCCCCCTACGAGGAAAGACTCGCGTCCGCACTCGAGCTGCTTGGCGTCAATCTCGCCAACCTCGCCGATGCCGCCGGCCATGCCTGA
- a CDS encoding ATP-binding protein, with the protein MIDSFRQIARFLVRAEQFLDRLEPLLPPASPFPDWAAACAFRWQIRRGVGYLQPIMRLPVIRLGDLQDIDEQKARIDANTRHFVAGQPANNVLLTGARGSGKSSLIKALLNEYAPQGLRVIEVEKGDLTDLPDIVELIDGRPERFIIFCDDLSFDTGDARYKALKVVLDGSIAAAPENVLIYATSNRRHLMPEYFSENLESRRVGEEIHPGEAVEEKISLSERFGLWISFYPFDQEAYLDIVAHWLQSFGCPRDEIVRAERDALNWALERGSRSGRVAWQFARDWAGRQLAALDGQKRPRRVPAASPTTARKRSRNVA; encoded by the coding sequence ATGATCGACTCTTTTCGACAAATTGCGCGCTTCCTCGTTCGCGCCGAGCAGTTTCTCGATCGTCTCGAGCCTTTGCTGCCGCCGGCCTCACCATTTCCGGACTGGGCTGCGGCCTGCGCTTTCCGCTGGCAAATCCGCCGTGGCGTAGGTTATCTGCAACCGATCATGCGCCTGCCCGTGATCAGGCTTGGCGACCTGCAGGACATTGACGAGCAGAAAGCGCGCATTGACGCCAACACGCGCCACTTCGTCGCCGGCCAGCCGGCCAACAATGTGCTGCTCACGGGTGCGCGCGGATCGGGCAAGTCGTCGCTGATCAAGGCGCTGCTCAACGAATACGCCCCGCAAGGACTGCGCGTGATTGAGGTGGAAAAGGGCGACCTGACCGACTTGCCGGACATCGTCGAACTGATCGATGGACGCCCGGAACGCTTCATCATCTTCTGCGACGATCTTTCCTTTGACACCGGCGATGCACGCTACAAGGCACTGAAGGTCGTTCTCGACGGTTCGATCGCTGCGGCGCCCGAGAATGTGCTGATCTACGCCACGTCGAACCGGCGGCATCTGATGCCCGAGTATTTCTCCGAGAACCTCGAGAGCCGGCGTGTCGGTGAGGAAATCCATCCCGGCGAAGCGGTCGAGGAAAAGATTTCGCTGTCCGAGCGCTTCGGCCTGTGGATTTCCTTCTATCCTTTCGACCAGGAGGCTTATCTCGACATCGTGGCGCATTGGCTGCAGTCCTTTGGCTGCCCCCGCGATGAGATCGTCCGTGCCGAGCGCGACGCGCTCAACTGGGCGCTCGAACGCGGTTCGCGCAGTGGGCGCGTCGCCTGGCAGTTCGCCAGGGACTGGGCCGGCCGGCAACTCGCTGCGCTCGATGGCCAGAAACGGCCGCGCCGCGTTCCGGCTGCTTCGCCGACGACCGCGCGCAAGCGCTCGCGGAATGTTGCCTGA
- the ruvX gene encoding Holliday junction resolvase RuvX produces the protein MPEPVATGTVLAFDFGEKRIGVAVGEWQLLQAHPLTTLHGEANAERFAAIAALIREWQPTSLVVGRPLALDGTPHAMTARCTRFANQLRGRFGLRVDYAEERLSSCAAQECLHAAGHDTRRAKRHLDAVAAQIILQGYFDGMAEAGHGHL, from the coding sequence ATGCCTGAACCAGTCGCCACGGGCACGGTACTCGCTTTCGACTTTGGCGAAAAACGCATCGGCGTTGCCGTTGGCGAATGGCAACTGTTGCAGGCGCATCCCCTGACCACCCTGCACGGCGAAGCCAACGCCGAGCGATTCGCCGCCATCGCCGCCCTGATCCGGGAATGGCAACCGACCAGTCTGGTCGTTGGCCGGCCGCTCGCACTCGACGGCACGCCACACGCCATGACTGCTCGCTGTACTCGCTTCGCCAACCAGTTGCGTGGCCGTTTCGGACTGCGCGTCGATTATGCCGAGGAACGGCTTTCCTCATGTGCTGCGCAAGAATGCCTGCATGCCGCCGGGCATGACACCCGCAGGGCCAAACGGCATCTCGACGCCGTGGCTGCCCAGATAATTCTGCAGGGCTATTTTGACGGCATGGCCGAAGCAGGCCACGGACACTTGTAG